Sequence from the Xenorhabdus nematophila ATCC 19061 genome:
GTTTATGTCCTGCATCAGTTAATTCAATAGGAAATTTACCAATTTCTTTTTCAGGGCTGTGTTCAGATGATGCGCCGAATGCCTCACCGATTAGCTGGGAGCCAAGGCAAATACCGATCACAACCTTTCCGGCGTTAGCTGCGGATATAATCACCTGTTGTTCACTGATGGAGTCAAAATGTGGGCACTCCTCCCGAGTGGTTGCAGGACTTTGTGGCCCTCCCATAACGATAAGGAAATCAATGTCCTTAACGTCTGTGGGCAATTTGTCGCCTAAATAAACTCGTGAATAGGTTATTTCATAACCTTTATTCTGTGCCCAGTTTTCATATGCACCAGGTGCCTCAAAACTTTCGTGAATAATAAAATGAATGTGCATCTGGTTACTCCATAAAATTTGCCATAACTCTATTGCGGTAAGTGAATTAATGATGTTGATTATGCAAAACTAAAGATAAAGACTTTACAAATATTGCTGATGTGGTTTCATTCAGACTTGATACGCTTATACGTAATCCTTTGCTAGATGCTTGAACACTGAAAACCTCCCCATTACGAACCAACCAACCATGCTGAGCCAGTTGCATGATAACAGCGTCAATATCTACGTTCAGGGGTATCCAGATATTCAAGCCGTCATGAGAAGTTGGAACATGGATATTGTTGTTCTTAAGATCACGAATTAGATTTTCACGCTTAGCCCGATATGTTTCTTTTACCTGCGATAGTTCTTTATGAAACTGAGGCGATTTCATTATGTCTGTCACAATATCTTGAAGGATATGGCTAACCCAATTAGTACCGGAATTGAGTCTTTTTCTCAGACGGAAAGATGTTTCAATATCGCTGGCGACAAAAGCAAGCCGCATATCGGGTCCGAGGAATTTTGACGTTGATCGGATCAATGCCCATCGGGTAGCACCCTCAGGAATAACGTCGTAATAATCGCAGGATGAAAGCAGAGAAAAGTGGTCATCTATTATTATTAATACTTCCGGATGTGCATTGAGTAGTGCTTTGATTCTGGCAGCACGGATTTTACTCAGACCACAACCCGTAGGGTTATGTGCTCTGGGTGTAATGATAATGGCCTGCGCACCTTGCTTCAGCTGTTCGGCAAGAATCTCATCCTGCATCCCTTCATCATCAACGGATATTCCGACAGGCGTAAGTCGCAAATTTTTCAGTGTATTAATGCTGCTAAGAAAACAGGGATCTTCAACAATCACCTTATCACCGGCTATGAGAGAATCTGCCAACAACCGTTCGATGGCATCAACAGCACCATTGGTCAGGTTTAGTTCAAAAGCATGATATAGGTCTTGGCCTAGCCATTCGCGCCCTAAACTCTCCAGTGCAGGGTTTACAGCAGGTTCACCGTACATTCGGTGGGCCGATAAAGAGAAACCAGCATCAGGAGTGATTCGGGGCAATAATGCTACAGCAGGGTTCCCGCCAGCCAAATCTTTCAACGCCAGACCAGGAGGTGTTCCCTCCAAGGTAAAAACTGAGTCAACTTCGCTGATGAATGTCCCCTTTCTGCCGCGACTGATAACAATACCATGATCTACCAGTTTTTTATAAGCAGCCGCTACGGTATTCCGGTTGATTTCAAGTTCAGAGGCGAGTTCTCGTACTGAAGGAAGTGCTGTGCCGGGTTTAAGTTTACCAGTCAATACACTGGATCTTACTTGCTCAAAGATATCGCTTGCGGTTTTAGCTGTTATTTCCATATGACCTATGACATAAAATAATTTGTCCTAGGACAATAATATTCTTATTCAACAATCGAGGCAATACCATCCAGTTAACGCAGTACCTCTCCAGAGAGATAGTTGAGTTAACAAACAGTCCGCATTCGGGAATATCATCAACCAATCCACTTGATAAGAGAGCATGGCTCTGGCAGTGTTGACCTCTAACCACAAAAGAGACAAGGTTGAAAGAAGAACTATGAACAATAACGTAAAAAGCGAACCGGAAAGTGACAAAGTTGTCATTGGTATCGATGTCGGCACAGGAAGTGCCCGTGCCGGTATTTTTGATCTGGCCGGTAGAATGCTGGCATCAGCCAAACACGATATAACGCTTTATCGTGATAGCATTCATTTTGTCGAACAATCTAGTCGTGAAA
This genomic interval carries:
- a CDS encoding type 1 glutamine amidotransferase codes for the protein MHIHFIIHESFEAPGAYENWAQNKGYEITYSRVYLGDKLPTDVKDIDFLIVMGGPQSPATTREECPHFDSISEQQVIISAANAGKVVIGICLGSQLIGEAFGASSEHSPEKEIGKFPIELTDAGHKHELFSHFSDKLEVGHWHNDMPGITPDAQIIAFSEGCPRQIVAYTDLVYGFQCHMELTLPVVELLIQHSEKDLSRAMEYRFVDTPEKLRLHDYNEMNITLFEFLDKLENRYISYSRS
- the ptsJ gene encoding transcriptional regulator PtsJ — protein: MEITAKTASDIFEQVRSSVLTGKLKPGTALPSVRELASELEINRNTVAAAYKKLVDHGIVISRGRKGTFISEVDSVFTLEGTPPGLALKDLAGGNPAVALLPRITPDAGFSLSAHRMYGEPAVNPALESLGREWLGQDLYHAFELNLTNGAVDAIERLLADSLIAGDKVIVEDPCFLSSINTLKNLRLTPVGISVDDEGMQDEILAEQLKQGAQAIIITPRAHNPTGCGLSKIRAARIKALLNAHPEVLIIIDDHFSLLSSCDYYDVIPEGATRWALIRSTSKFLGPDMRLAFVASDIETSFRLRKRLNSGTNWVSHILQDIVTDIMKSPQFHKELSQVKETYRAKRENLIRDLKNNNIHVPTSHDGLNIWIPLNVDIDAVIMQLAQHGWLVRNGEVFSVQASSKGLRISVSSLNETTSAIFVKSLSLVLHNQHH